CAGATGAGCCTCCGGGAATGACCGCTTTCAGTTCTTTCCCATCCTTAATACCACCGCAATATTGTTCGCTGTAAAGAAATTCCTCCACAGGTAATCCCAATTCAATTTCATATACCCCGGGACGGTTAATGTGTCCACAAGCTGAAATCAGTTTGGTGCCTGTGCTCTTGCCGATACCTATTTTGGCAAAGGTTTCGCCCCCGTTGTTCACAATCCATCCGATGTTCGACAACGTTTCCACGTTGTTCACTACCGTCGGAGACTGATAGAGTCCCTTGACGGCAGGGAAGGGGGGTTTAAGCCTTGGATTTCCCCTTTTACCTTCCAGGGATTCGAGTAGGGCGGTTTCTTCGCCACAGATGTATGCTCCGGCTCCGCAATGCACATAAATATCCAGATCATAATGGCTCCCAAGAATGTTTTCGCCAAGAAGTCCCTGCTGATAGCATTCTTTAATGGCCTCATTCAGTATGCCTACGATGTATTTGTATTCTCCCCGTACATAAATGTAGGCGGTATGGGCTTCAAGAGCATACGAAGCACAAATCATCCCTTCAATCAGACGATGGGGGATATGTTCCATCAGGTAACGATCCTTGAAGGTTCCGGGTTCACTTTCGTCGGCATTACAAACCAGATAATGGGGCTTATTGCTTTTCTTGTCAATGAAACTCCATTTCATTCCTGCAGGGAAACCTGCTCCGCCACGTCCGCGTAATCCTGCGAGTTTTACCTCATTGACCACTTCGTCGGGCGTCATGGTTTTCAGCGCTTTTTCAACGGATGAATAACCGCCGTGTTTCCTGTAAACATTGAGAAAGCGAATTCCTTCAACTTCTATATTTTCTAAGATAATCTTTCTTTCCATGTCTGCTTTTCTGGTTTTGGTAATGCACTCTCTTTGCGCAAGGTCTCAAGGATGTCGTCAATTTTATCAAGATTGAGATATTCGTAAAACTCGGTATTCACCTGCATTACAGGAGCCGAACCGCAAGCTCCCAAGCATTCTACCGCCTTGAGTGTAAAAAGTTTATCTTCGGTTGTTTCGCCGACCTTGATCTTCAGCTTTTGCTCCAGATAGTGCAATACATCTTCGCCTCCACAAATAGCGCACGGACCTGTCTGACACACTTCAATCACGTATTTCCCGACCGGATCGAGATAGAATTGTGAGTAGAATGTTGCAACTTCGTACACTTCAATAGGAGTGATATTTAATAAGGAAGCCACGTAGTCCATAATGTCCACGTTCAGGCTGCCTCCAAACTCTTCCTGTGCAATCTGCAAGACCGGAATCAATGCCGATTTCTTTTGATCTTCAGGATAATGAGACAGAATGCTTTCTACTTTCCGCAACGTGTCGGGGGAGAATGCAACGTCGATGTTCTTTTTTACATAGAGTTTATGGTGAAAATGTTTATCGCTCATAGTTTTATTTTTATGCATCTAATTCTCCGGCAATTATATTCATACTGCTCATAGTAAGGATAGCATCAGAGATGTTCGATCCGATAATCATTTCGGGATAAGCCTGATAATTGACAAAACAGGGGCGTCTGAAATGTAACCGGTACGGCGTACGCCCTCCTTCGGAAACAATGTAAAATCCAAGTTCTCCGTTTGCTCCTTCCACGGCATGATAGATCTCTTTTGCCGGAACATCAATTTCGCCCATTACCATCTTGAAGTGACTGATCAGCGGCTCCATTCTGCTATATACCTCTTCTTTGGGAGGCATATAAAATGCGGGTACTTCTGCATTAAACTTTCCTTCGGGAAGATTCTCCATTGCCGTTTTAATCATCTTCATGCTTTCCCATATTTCAGTTTGTCTTACACAGAAACGATCGTATGTGTCGCCGTTTTGTCCTATGGGAACCACAAAATCGAAATCCTGATAGGATGAATAAGTCTCATGTACGCGCAGATCATAATCTACGCCGGCAGCTCGCAGACATGGACCGGTAAACCCATAATTCAGGGCTCTTTCGGCTGAAATGCCGCCTACATTGATAGTTCGATCCATAAAAATACGGTTCCGTAAAAGCAATGTTTCAAATTCATGCATTACTTTAGGTAATCGGTCTAAGAGTTCTCTTATCTTGCGCAAAGCAGTCGGTGAGAAGTCTCTGTCGAAGCCTCCAACACGTCCTAAATTAGTAGTCAGCCTTGCCCCGCATAATTCCTCATATATCTCATAGATTCGCTCCCTTTCCTGAAAGACATATACGAAACCGGTGAGTGCTCCGCTGTCAACCCCGGTCACACTGTTACAGATCAGGTGGTCGGATATACGTGCAAGTTCCATCACGATGATGCGCATGTAATCAATGCGCTTGTTGGTTTCAACTCCCAGTAGTTTTTCGACGGCAAGATGCCAACCGATATTGTTTAACGGCGAAGAGCAATAATTTAACCGGTCGGTAAGCGTCGTGATCTGGTAATACGGACGTCGTTCGGCTATTTTTTCAAACGCACGGTGAATGTAACCGATCGTTTGTTCAGCTCCCAGAATGATCTCCCCGTCCATTGTCAGTATATTCTGAAATACACCATGTGTGGCAGGATGGGTAGGCCCCAGGTTCAGTGTGTTATATTTTTTATCTACCTGAATGCTGGGAATTGTTTTTGCCGGGTTGTTATGTTTTGATGTTTTATTCATAATCATCTTCCAAAAAAGCGGTCGTCTTTATCGGTTCTGGTAGCATCTTCCAGCGGATACTCCTTTCTCATAGGGAAATAATCCATGAATTCTACGTTAAGGATGCGTTTCAGGTTAGGATGCCCAACGAATTGGATGCCATAAAAATCATATGTTTCCCGTTCCATCCAGTTTGCAGCCAGATAGAGGGATACAATGCTGCTGATCTGCGGACTTTCTTTCGTGACAAAAGCTTTAATTCGTATCCGTTGCTTTTCAGACAGATTGTTAAGATGATATATGACGCCCAATTCTTTTTCCTGGTTGGGATAGTGTATGCCACACAGATCGGTTAAGACAGTAAATCCTTGTTGATCTTTAAGGTACTGCAAAATTTCTGTTATGGCTTCCGCTACAATAGTTACTGTCGGGATATCCGGTGTACTGTCTGTTGCCAGGATATAGTCATTGAAATGTTGTTTTAATTCAGAAAATATCGTATCAATATTCAT
The sequence above is drawn from the Microbacter margulisiae genome and encodes:
- the nuoF gene encoding NADH-quinone oxidoreductase subunit NuoF, which produces MERKIILENIEVEGIRFLNVYRKHGGYSSVEKALKTMTPDEVVNEVKLAGLRGRGGAGFPAGMKWSFIDKKSNKPHYLVCNADESEPGTFKDRYLMEHIPHRLIEGMICASYALEAHTAYIYVRGEYKYIVGILNEAIKECYQQGLLGENILGSHYDLDIYVHCGAGAYICGEETALLESLEGKRGNPRLKPPFPAVKGLYQSPTVVNNVETLSNIGWIVNNGGETFAKIGIGKSTGTKLISACGHINRPGVYEIELGLPVEEFLYSEQYCGGIKDGKELKAVIPGGSSVPILPKNLILNTLQGEKRLLSYESLAEGGFVSGSMLGSGGFIVYDEDDCIVRNTYNFSRFYHHESCGQCSPCREGTGWMDSVLYRLENGEGKMKDIDLLVNISSHIEGNTICPLGDAAAWPVAAAIRHFREEFEFHVTHPEIVRNIKHGSLAKYINN
- the nuoE gene encoding NADH-quinone oxidoreductase subunit NuoE; this translates as MSDKHFHHKLYVKKNIDVAFSPDTLRKVESILSHYPEDQKKSALIPVLQIAQEEFGGSLNVDIMDYVASLLNITPIEVYEVATFYSQFYLDPVGKYVIEVCQTGPCAICGGEDVLHYLEQKLKIKVGETTEDKLFTLKAVECLGACGSAPVMQVNTEFYEYLNLDKIDDILETLRKESALPKPEKQTWKERLS
- a CDS encoding NADH-quinone oxidoreductase subunit D, whose translation is MNKTSKHNNPAKTIPSIQVDKKYNTLNLGPTHPATHGVFQNILTMDGEIILGAEQTIGYIHRAFEKIAERRPYYQITTLTDRLNYCSSPLNNIGWHLAVEKLLGVETNKRIDYMRIIVMELARISDHLICNSVTGVDSGALTGFVYVFQERERIYEIYEELCGARLTTNLGRVGGFDRDFSPTALRKIRELLDRLPKVMHEFETLLLRNRIFMDRTINVGGISAERALNYGFTGPCLRAAGVDYDLRVHETYSSYQDFDFVVPIGQNGDTYDRFCVRQTEIWESMKMIKTAMENLPEGKFNAEVPAFYMPPKEEVYSRMEPLISHFKMVMGEIDVPAKEIYHAVEGANGELGFYIVSEGGRTPYRLHFRRPCFVNYQAYPEMIIGSNISDAILTMSSMNIIAGELDA
- a CDS encoding NADH-quinone oxidoreductase subunit C translates to MNIDTIFSELKQHFNDYILATDSTPDIPTVTIVAEAITEILQYLKDQQGFTVLTDLCGIHYPNQEKELGVIYHLNNLSEKQRIRIKAFVTKESPQISSIVSLYLAANWMERETYDFYGIQFVGHPNLKRILNVEFMDYFPMRKEYPLEDATRTDKDDRFFGR